In Apostichopus japonicus isolate 1M-3 chromosome 5, ASM3797524v1, whole genome shotgun sequence, a single window of DNA contains:
- the LOC139967469 gene encoding uncharacterized protein isoform X2: MACVLKLKEKEVVDAYVDRDVNILQLLIYEMRLVYMYRSTCSCHHDRINFGYQSETPHIRSSALTFTPPVVHCRSSPPRHEPSPYPPAPSWLECTQRHQSNYLHSSSSNGDCPQCNWGMQMNGSSYTNHRHHPETSQSFSSDYRGYASSSSSYSSFGSIPESPSLQSHEHYSTRNNHPSSLIKSQTQSIPLGSPKSSSSRYHDVLNMVPDERAGVTWVTPQRGERLGFRELQPCAFGGRSNSVKTLRLGRKETKKGNNVCNLCGKSYARPSTLKTHLRTHSGERPYRCSLCNKTFSQTANLTAHMRTHSGEKPFRCFICHRDFSQSSSVTTHMRTHSGERPYRCGFCRKAFADSSTLTKHLRIHSGEKPYQCSICLLRFSQSGNLTRHMKVHKNE, from the exons aaGTACCTGTTCTTGTCACCACGATCGAATCAACTTTGGATACCAGAGCGAgacaccgcatattcgatcgtcTGCCCTCACCTTTACCCCACCTGTAGTTCACTGCCGTAGTTCACCGCCCCGACATGAACCTTCTCCGTATCCACCTGCTCCCAGCTGGCTAGAATGTACACAGCGCCATCAGTCTAACTACTTACACAGCTCCTCATCGAATGGCG ATTGCCCTCAGTGTAACTGGGGTATGCAAATGAATGGGAGCTCATACACCAATCACCGCCACCATCCAGAGACGTCACAGTCTTTTAGTTCTGATTACAGAGGTTACGCATCG tCTTCTTCGTCTTACTCAAGTTTTGGTTCCATTCCCGAATCTCCGTCTCTTCAAAGCCATGAACATTATTCTACAAGGAATAACCATCCATCTAGTCTGATCAAATCCCAGACCCAGTCTATACCTCTGGGTTCCCCGAAGTCTTCGAGTAGTAGGTACCACGATGTGCTCAATATGGTCCCAGACGAGAGAGCAGGGGTGACGTGGGTGACCCCACAACGAGGAGAAAGGCTGGGATTCCGCGAACTGCAACCGTGTGCCTTTGGTGGAAGAAGTAATTCTGTGAAAACGTTGCGATTAGGTCGGAAAGAAACTAAAAAAG GAAATAACGTATGCAATCTATGTGGTAAATCTTACGCCCGCCCGAGTACCTTAAAGACCCACCTACGGACACACTCGGGAGAGAGACCTTACAGATGCAGCTTGTGTAACAAAACCTTCTCACAGACGGCTAACCTTACAGCTCACATGCGAACGCACAGCGGAGAGAAGCCTTTTCGGTGCTTCATCTGCCATAGAGATTTCTCACAG AGTTCCTCGGTTACGACACACATGCGCACCCACTCCGGTGAACGGCCCTACAGATGCGGTTTTTGTCGCAAAGCATTCGCCGACAGTTCAACTCTAACTAAACATCTACGTATACACAGTGGCGAAAAGCCATATCAATGCTCCATCTGTTTGCTAAGATTTTCACAGTCCGGAAATTTAACTAGACACATGAAAGTTCATAAAAACGAATAA